Proteins from a genomic interval of Zingiber officinale cultivar Zhangliang chromosome 1B, Zo_v1.1, whole genome shotgun sequence:
- the LOC121985428 gene encoding glycosyltransferase BC10-like, translating into MTKQKKKLSVSLFLQFLLFCSLGFALGTISRFYTLRFFLQHSSTPPPPSSMVNHTPAAEKQPGGGGGDLGEFHELREVMHDMKEEELLWRASMVPRVKKLPFEQRPKVAFLFLTRGELPLAPLWERFFEGNEGSYSIYVHADPNFNGSEPEPHGSVFQCRRIPSKTVSWGGMNMMEAERRLLANALLDFSNQRFVLLSESCIPLFDFPTVYSYLINSSRVHVESKDVPGHEGRGRFPARFRPRLQPQQWRKGSQWFEVDREVAVAVVADRDYFPLFQNHCSRCYSDEHYLPTLVGVRYPARTHNRSVTWVDWSRGGAHPAMYSEEHVTAELLETMRNGRSCNYNGRPTRTCFLFARKFSPSSLPGLMRFAPELMGFKSKALAK; encoded by the exons ATGACCAAACAAAAAAAGAAGCTCTCCGTTTCCCTGTTCCTCCAATTTCTTCTCTTCTGTAGCCTCGGCTTTGCTCTCGGTACCATCTCTAGGTTCTATACCCTGCGATTCTTCCTCCAACATTCTTCAACTCCACCGCCGCCGTCCTCCATGGTCAATCACACTCCGGCGGCTGAGAAGCAGCCTGGCGGGGGCGGCGGTGACTTAGGTGAATTCCACGAGCTTAGGGAGGTAATGCACGACATGAAGGAGGAGGAGCTGCTGTGGAGGGCATCCATGGTGCCGAGGGTCAAGAAGCTGCCATTCGAGCAGAGGCCCAAGGTGGCGTTCCTGTTTCTCACCCGAGGGGAGCTGCCCCTTGCTCCTCTGTGGGAGAGGTTCTTCGAAGGGAATGAGGGGTCGTACTCCATCTACGTGCATGCCGACCCCAACTTCAATGGGTCAGAACCAGAACCCCATGGATCGGTGTTCCAGTGCCGACGAATTCCCAGcaag ACGGTGAGTTGGGGTGGGATGAACATGATGGAGGCTGAGCGCCGGCTCCTCGCCAACGCCCTCCTCGACTTCTCCAATCAGAGGTTTGTCCTCCTCTCAGAGTCCTGCATCCCGCTCTTCGACTTCCCCACCGTCTACTCCTACCTCATCAACTCCTCCCGCGTCCACGTCGAGTCCAAAGATGTCCCCGGCCACGAGGGCCGCGGACGCTTCCCGGCACGGTTCCGCCCCCGGCTGCAGCCCCAGCAATGGCGCAAGGGCTCGCAGTGGTTCGAGGTCGACCGCGAAGTCGCGGTCGCGGTCGTGGCCGATAGGGACTACTTCCCGCTCTTCCAGAATCACTGCAGCCGCTGCTACTCCGACGAGCACTACTTGCCGACGCTGGTGGGCGTGCGGTACCCGGCGCGGACCCACAACCGGAGCGTGACGTGGGTGGACTGGTCGAGGGGCGGGGCGCATCCGGCGATGTATTCGGAGGAGCACGTGACGGCGGAGTTGCTGGAGACGATGAGGAACGGGAGAAGCTGCAACTACAACGGCCGGCCCACCAGGACTTGCTTCTTGTTTGCCAGGAAGTTCTCGCCCAGTTCTCTGCCGGGGCTCATGAGGTTCGCGCCGGAGCTGATGGGCTTCAAATCAAAAGCGTTAGCAAAATGA